The segment CGCTGCAGTGGCAGATCATCGGCGGCGAGCCCGAGACGGGTGTCTCGATCTTCGTGCCGGACGAAGGCGCCGACACCGGGCCGGTCGTGGTGCAGAAGGGGCCGGTCGCGATCGGGCCGCGCGAGACGGTCACGAGCCTGTTCTTCGAGAAGCTCCAGCCGCTGGGCATCGCGGCGCTGGTCGAGGCGGTGGACCTGGTGGCCGAGGGCCGTGCGCGGCCGCGCGCCCAGGACGAGTCACGCGCCACCCACCAGGGCCTGGTCGACGACGCGGTGGCGGCGATCGACCTCTCGCGGAGCGCCATCGAGATCGACCGGCTGGTGCGCGGCTGCGACCCGCAGCCCGGCGCCTTCCTGCGCCACGGCGGCAAGCCCGTGCGCCTGTTCGACGCGGCGCTCGAGCCCGCGGTCGACGCGCCACCGGGCACGCTGACTCGCGCCGACCCCGCGGGCCTGGTCATCGCGCTGCGCGGCGGGGCGCTGCGCGTCGCGCGCGTGCGCGCCGACGGCGGCAAGGAGCCGGCGCACGCCTTCGCCGCGCGCGCGGGGCTGGGACCCGGCGCGCGGCTGGCGAGCGGCAGATGAGCGTCGCGGGCGCGGTCGCGCAGCTCGCGCGCGCCGGCCTGACGCTCAGCGGCGGTCTGCCGATCGCGGCCTACGACTCACTCGTGTCGCCGCCCTGGCGCTCGGCGGAGCTCGCTCCGGGCGCGCGCGGCGCGCTGGTCGTGGGCAACGCGGGTCGCACGTTGTGGGAGCGCTTCCAGGAATCGGCGGAGGCGGGGCTCACCGACGACCCGCTCGACCGCTACGTGCGCCGCGCGCTCGAGGCCGCGGCGAGTCACTGGGAGCCGCGCGCCGCGGTCGCCTTCTACGCCGATCGGCGCGAAGGCGTCTACCTGCCGATCGTGGCGCTGGCGCGGCGCGCCGGCTTCGGCACCCCGGGGCGGATCGGCGTCCTGATCCACCCCGAGTACGGGCCGTGGCTCGCGATCCGGGCCGTCCTGCTCGTGCCCGAGTCACTCAGCGAGGAGCCGGTGGCGCCCTTCGACCCGTGCAGCGGCTGCCCCGCGCCGTGCGCGCAGGCGTGCGTGGGTCTCGCGGTGGGCGCGCGTGGCCTCGACGCGCGCCGCTGCTACGACACGCGGCTCGCCGATCCCGCCTGCGCCGGCGCGTGCGCCGCGCGCAGCGCGTGCGTGGTGGGCCGCGCGCACGCGTACGCGCCCGCGCAGCTCGCGCACCACATGAAGATCCGCCGGCCCGCTAGCCCGCCGTCATGAACAGGGGGCCGTCGCGGCGCGCGAGCGCGCCGAACTCGGCGGCGAGCTTCTCGGTCACCGGGCCGGGCGCGCGCACGCCGATGCGCG is part of the Myxococcota bacterium genome and harbors:
- a CDS encoding methionyl-tRNA formyltransferase, whose amino-acid sequence is MSLRIALFGQAQFGRDTLDRLRARGHAIAGVFAPPDSGRPDALAERAAELGLPLVRRRFYRKKTGEPITAALAEHAALGADLNVLASVQVFLPRELTDAPKHKSLCFHPSLLPRFRGGAALQWQIIGGEPETGVSIFVPDEGADTGPVVVQKGPVAIGPRETVTSLFFEKLQPLGIAALVEAVDLVAEGRARPRAQDESRATHQGLVDDAVAAIDLSRSAIEIDRLVRGCDPQPGAFLRHGGKPVRLFDAALEPAVDAPPGTLTRADPAGLVIALRGGALRVARVRADGGKEPAHAFAARAGLGPGARLASGR